One Deferribacterota bacterium genomic window carries:
- a CDS encoding DUF4168 domain-containing protein — translation MTRRLKLLGLTALALLFILTNNGYSQGIQPNGNENKQIQNKEMQKQMEQLKKMQSETPEIKLDDELLDKFAAAAKELQSIKEDYIEQTRNVKDKQQAMDMQQEARSDIERVLKKHDLDIQTYNKIVNAISRNPQLLKKVQNKINSK, via the coding sequence ATGACTAGAAGATTAAAACTTTTGGGGTTAACAGCTTTGGCACTATTATTCATTTTAACGAATAATGGGTATAGCCAAGGTATTCAACCAAATGGTAATGAAAATAAGCAAATCCAAAACAAAGAGATGCAAAAACAAATGGAACAACTTAAAAAAATGCAGAGTGAAACCCCAGAGATTAAACTAGACGATGAATTATTAGACAAATTTGCAGCAGCAGCAAAAGAATTACAATCAATAAAAGAAGATTATATTGAGCAAACAAGAAATGTCAAAGATAAACAGCAAGCAATGGATATGCAACAAGAAGCTCGTAGTGATATTGAAAGAGTCTTAAAAAAACATGATCTAGATATTCAGACTTATAACAAAATTGTAAATGCAATCAGTAGAAACCCGCAATTACTTAAAAAAGTTCAAAATAAAATAAACAGTAAATAA
- a CDS encoding DUF4168 domain-containing protein — MFKKVFTVSTVILTIFMFNLGITNGQSKQKLQNPNLELNKQEKTENIDKETLDNFISAAKEIENTKRKYMMKYQKEAQKEMSDILKKHNLDVETYNKIGNAINNDPELMEKVRNKLSEEVK, encoded by the coding sequence ATGTTTAAGAAAGTATTTACAGTAAGTACAGTAATTTTAACAATTTTTATGTTTAATCTAGGTATTACAAATGGACAATCAAAACAAAAATTGCAAAATCCTAATTTAGAGCTAAATAAACAGGAAAAAACAGAAAATATAGATAAAGAAACATTGGATAATTTTATATCAGCAGCAAAAGAAATTGAAAATACAAAAAGAAAATATATGATGAAATATCAAAAGGAAGCACAAAAAGAAATGTCAGATATCTTAAAGAAACACAATTTAGATGTTGAAACATATAATAAAATAGGAAATGCTATAAATAATGACCCAGAGTTAATGGAAAAAGTAAGAAATAAATTGAGCGAAGAGGTTAAATAA
- a CDS encoding DMT family transporter: MSLKVYICLIIGIISISLASIFAKFCHDVPSIIIATYRMTISSIVLFAIFTPFNKINFGKLINKKNVIMCLSSGIFLSLHFVSWFLSIKLTNIASSVVLVTTSPIFLGIISKFILKKKLPKEITIAIILSFTGVLFIAQSDSNLFYKINQKILLGDLLALFGGFMASLYLLIGGIQRTRQSTLEYIILTYSFSALFLLFISVTFNMPFAGYKPESYIFLILLALIPQLVGHTSFNYVLKHLPTESVAITILGEPVGASILAYFIFDEKLQLLQFIGMIFILYSIILSTKKEFLYK; the protein is encoded by the coding sequence TTGTCATTAAAAGTTTACATTTGTTTAATAATTGGCATAATATCTATATCGTTAGCATCTATTTTTGCGAAATTCTGCCATGACGTCCCTTCTATAATTATTGCAACATACCGAATGACTATCTCTTCTATAGTTTTATTTGCTATATTTACACCCTTTAATAAGATTAATTTTGGTAAACTCATTAATAAAAAGAATGTGATTATGTGTTTATCTAGTGGGATATTTTTATCTCTTCATTTTGTATCATGGTTTCTTTCAATTAAACTTACAAATATTGCAAGTAGTGTTGTCTTGGTTACTACAAGTCCTATTTTTTTAGGTATTATCTCTAAATTTATACTTAAGAAAAAACTCCCCAAAGAAATTACAATAGCTATTATCTTATCTTTTACTGGTGTATTATTTATAGCACAAAGCGATAGCAATTTATTTTATAAGATAAACCAAAAAATACTATTAGGTGATCTTTTGGCTTTATTTGGAGGATTTATGGCTAGCTTATATTTGTTAATAGGTGGTATACAAAGAACTAGACAATCAACATTAGAATATATAATTTTAACATATTCATTTAGTGCCTTGTTTCTTTTATTTATTTCTGTTACATTTAATATGCCATTTGCAGGTTACAAACCTGAATCTTATATATTTCTTATATTATTAGCATTAATACCACAACTAGTAGGACATACTAGTTTCAATTATGTGTTAAAACACTTGCCAACTGAGAGTGTAGCTATTACAATCCTTGGTGAACCTGTCGGGGCTTCAATATTAGCTTATTTTATTTTTGATGAGAAATTACAACTTTTACAATTTATTGGTATGATTTTTATATTATATTCAATTATCTTATCTACTAAAAAAGAATTTCTATATAAATAA
- a CDS encoding cobyrinate a,c-diamide synthase, whose translation MKGQYISAIKRSSGKTTLSIAITRLLVERGLKVKTFKKGPDFIDPMWLTAASKSQCFNLDFFFHNNIKEYFYRKIENADFIIIESNHGLFDDIGVNGKRSNASLAKLLDLPVILVVDVSEFGRSIIPVIQGVINFDRELKFSGIVLNRVKSKRHETKLINNIRKYINIQIIGSVPEDPKITIEQRHLGLSSCLTSDEMNKKIELLSNRIKPFVSIDKIILSANKIKKFYILKGGEKLQYRNITYKKKVGICFDRAFNFYYPENLNNIIKSGGKLIYISPLNDYDIPEIDCLYIGGGFPENFANILEKNYKFKEKLRYLIENGMPLYAECGGLIYLTDELIIGDQKYKMLGVIKARAIFQKKPIAHGYSLLKKISNNMNNLPTISKGHEFHHIYLDDFEEDYDYLYKVIRGKGIKDGFDGIIYKNVIASFTHIYDSSKYGSFFEHWLNFDYNLSKSF comes from the coding sequence GGACTTAAGGTTAAAACTTTTAAAAAGGGCCCTGATTTTATTGATCCCATGTGGTTAACAGCGGCTTCAAAGAGTCAATGCTTTAATTTAGATTTCTTTTTTCATAATAATATAAAAGAATATTTTTATAGAAAAATAGAAAATGCAGATTTTATAATTATTGAAAGTAATCATGGCCTTTTTGACGATATTGGGGTGAATGGGAAAAGAAGTAATGCATCACTTGCAAAGTTACTAGATTTGCCTGTTATATTGGTTGTAGATGTTAGTGAGTTTGGTAGATCAATTATCCCAGTAATACAAGGGGTAATTAATTTTGATAGAGAATTAAAGTTTTCAGGTATTGTTTTAAATAGGGTTAAAAGTAAAAGACATGAAACAAAACTTATTAATAATATAAGAAAATATATAAATATACAAATTATAGGGTCAGTGCCAGAAGATCCTAAGATAACAATAGAGCAAAGACATTTAGGTTTGAGTTCTTGTTTAACAAGTGATGAAATGAATAAGAAAATTGAACTGCTTTCAAATAGGATAAAACCTTTTGTTAGTATAGATAAAATTATATTATCTGCAAATAAAATTAAAAAATTTTACATACTTAAAGGTGGTGAAAAACTTCAATATAGGAACATAACCTATAAAAAGAAGGTTGGTATATGTTTTGATAGAGCCTTTAATTTTTACTATCCTGAAAACTTAAATAATATCATAAAGAGTGGTGGTAAACTTATTTATATTTCACCATTAAATGATTATGATATACCTGAAATTGATTGTCTATATATAGGTGGTGGTTTCCCTGAGAATTTTGCGAATATTTTAGAAAAAAATTATAAGTTCAAGGAGAAATTAAGATATCTTATTGAAAATGGGATGCCGCTTTATGCTGAATGTGGTGGATTAATATATTTAACAGACGAATTAATAATAGGTGATCAAAAGTACAAAATGTTAGGGGTTATTAAAGCTAGGGCAATATTTCAAAAAAAGCCCATTGCTCATGGTTATTCTCTATTGAAGAAAATCTCAAATAATATGAATAATCTACCAACTATATCAAAGGGGCATGAGTTCCATCATATTTATTTAGATGATTTCGAAGAAGATTATGATTATTTATATAAAGTTATAAGAGGAAAGGGTATTAAGGATGGATTCGATGGTATTATTTATAAAAATGTCATAGCAAGTTTTACTCATATATATGATAGCTCAAAATATGGGTCATTTTTTGAGCATTGGCTAAATTTTGATTATAACTTATCAAAATCATTTTAA